The Salmo trutta unplaced genomic scaffold, fSalTru1.1, whole genome shotgun sequence genome has a segment encoding these proteins:
- the LOC115183934 gene encoding 4-hydroxyphenylpyruvate dioxygenase-like protein: protein MAAYLSRLHHISLHVTNVDKIAYELVSKFKFNLFVARLTEKSKQLAFRKGAAVFVVNERPNMSPLELNGVTLSTERGISPSESEPGWTNNIQPGENNDKDPNCLYDVHPHYPVDTASNVCFEVEDVERSFKSLRNLGCDFLVPPTEVCDDKGLVTYSVVKSILGNVNHTLVDTSKYNGSFLPGFQEVENVAKSTESCPITHFDHITYACPRRCTPQVMSWYERHFGFQRFFIDSNEDVDEGYVLNKEGIGLRLTAMEYWKCSETGIELPFTDKKQPDCKFVIAESLPEQGRNQVDTFLEQHRGPGIQHIGLYTQDIVSTAQTMGQAGVHFFSPPPAYYTEVGKQQEMEDAGYDPQMLSQHGILLDTDLRQAQTDPSCQTTDTQKKRYLLQVFTKPIFSEDTFFLELIERRGASGFGEGNIQALWRSVQAYMDTERAETEAQGENTTQPQNITPEPKHCHNA, encoded by the exons ATGGCAGCCTACTTGAGCCGGTTGCACCACATTTCACTCCACGTTACAAACGTGGATAAAATAGCGTATGAACTGGTTTCTAAATTTAAGTTTAATTTATTTGTTGCGAGGCTGACGGAGAAGTCTAAACAGTTGGCTTTTAGAAAAGGAGCTGCAGTTTTCGTCGTCAATGAAAGACCAAACATGTCCCCTCTTGAATTGAATGGAGTAACGCTATCGACCGAGAGAGGGATTTCTCCTTCAGAGTCGGAACCGGGATGGACTAACAACATTCAACCGGGGGAAAACAACGACAAGGATCCGAATTGTCTTTACGATGTCCACCCACATTATCCCGTCGATACCGCGTCTAACGTCTGTTTCGAAGTGGAAGATGTGGAAAGGTCATTCAAGTCTCTTCGTAACCTCGGCTGCGATTTCTTGGTTCCCCCAACAGAGGTGTGTGACGACAAGGGACTTGTCACCTATTCAGTCGTCAAATCAATCTTGGGAAATGTGAACCACACGCTCGTTGACACGAGTAAATATAACGGGAGCTTCTTACCCGGGTTTCAGGAGGTGGAAAACGTGGCTAAGAGTACAGAGTCATGTCCAATCACTCATTTTGATCACATCACCTATGCTTGTCCAAGACGATGCACACCGCAGGTGATGAGCTGGTATGAGCGACACTTTGGCTTCCAGAGGTTCTTCATTGACAG TAATGAGGATGTGGATGAGGGCTATGTTCTGAACAAGGAGGGCATTGGACTGCGTCTCACAGCCATGGAGTATTGGAAATGCAGCGAAACAGGAATCGAGCTTCCCTTCACAGATAAGAAACAACCGGACTGCAAGTTTGTCATTGCAGAGTCGCTGCCTGAACAAG GCAGGAACCAGGTGGACACCTTCCTGGAGCAGCACAGAGGCCCAGGGATCCAGCACATTGGATTGTACACACAGGACATAGTATCCACAGCACAGACCATGGGCCAGGCAGGAGTCcacttcttctctcctccacctgcCTACTACACGGAG GTGGGTAAGCAGCAGGAGATGGAGGACGCAGGTTACGACCCCCAGATGCTGTCTCAGCACGGCATCCTCCTGGACACAGACCTGCGCCAGGCCCAGACTGACCCCTCCTGTCAGACTACGGACACGCAGAAGAAAAG ATACCTGCTTCAGGTGTTCACCAAGCCCATCTTCTCAGAGGACACTTTCTTCCTGGAGCTAATAGAGAGGAGAGGTGCGTCAGGGTTCGGAGAGGGGAACATCCAAGCCCTGTGGAGGTCTGTCCAGGCATACATGgacacagagagggcagagaCTGAGGCACAAGGAGAGAACACAACTCAACCACAGAACATAACCCCAGAACCGAAGCACTGCCACAACGCGTAA